The Geotalea uraniireducens Rf4 genome window below encodes:
- the hybB gene encoding Ni/Fe-hydrogenase cytochrome b subunit codes for MGHNDEYQKLEGKIFTKSFFILLFVVLVGFFFVGVRYVKGIGAVSNMSDGYPWGIWITYDVATGTAIACGGYAVAILVYIRNRMQYHPLIRSAILTSMFGYGLAGFSVMVDLGRPWNAYNFFIPSKWQANSAMFEVALCVMAYSTVLIIEFLPAILTTIETTKWERIHKIGEWLHPRIAPDAQNMANRLEWVKVGAAWLKPRLNKVLIFFIVLGITLPTMHQSSLGSLLLIASTKLHPLWHTGFLPLLFLINCVFIGYAIAILESIISCYSFKRPFEVEELAGLAGLIPWVTVIWLSVVVGDLVNRGQMGAALKLDFYSGFFLTEFLLVGIGSTILFSRKNRRSPRWLFVSAAMIVLGGALYRFNVYLIGFNPGKGWRYFPSFAEIMITVGIVALEILGYKVFVKIFPVLPNAAKHGGPNRHDGKTAPIAAGSMEFGK; via the coding sequence ATGGGACATAATGACGAATATCAGAAACTTGAAGGCAAGATTTTCACCAAGTCGTTTTTTATACTCCTTTTTGTCGTTCTTGTCGGCTTCTTCTTTGTCGGCGTACGTTACGTAAAGGGGATCGGTGCGGTTTCCAACATGAGCGACGGTTATCCATGGGGGATCTGGATCACCTACGACGTTGCCACCGGCACCGCCATTGCCTGCGGCGGCTATGCCGTGGCGATCCTGGTCTACATCCGCAACCGGATGCAGTATCATCCGCTGATCCGCTCCGCCATTCTCACCAGCATGTTCGGCTACGGCCTGGCCGGATTTTCCGTCATGGTCGACCTGGGGAGACCATGGAACGCCTATAACTTCTTCATCCCGTCCAAGTGGCAGGCCAATTCCGCCATGTTCGAGGTTGCGCTCTGCGTTATGGCTTATTCGACGGTGCTCATCATCGAGTTCCTTCCGGCCATCCTTACCACCATAGAAACCACCAAATGGGAGCGGATACACAAGATAGGCGAGTGGCTCCACCCCAGGATCGCTCCCGATGCGCAAAATATGGCGAACAGGCTGGAGTGGGTCAAGGTTGGTGCAGCCTGGCTCAAACCGCGGCTGAACAAGGTGTTGATATTTTTCATCGTCCTTGGCATTACTCTGCCGACCATGCACCAGTCGTCGCTCGGGTCGCTTCTCCTGATCGCCTCCACCAAGCTGCATCCGTTGTGGCACACCGGCTTCCTGCCGTTGCTGTTCCTCATCAACTGTGTCTTTATCGGCTATGCAATCGCCATACTGGAGTCCATCATCTCCTGCTACTCTTTCAAACGCCCGTTCGAGGTGGAGGAACTCGCCGGCCTTGCCGGCCTGATCCCTTGGGTGACCGTCATCTGGTTGTCGGTGGTGGTCGGTGACCTGGTCAACCGGGGGCAGATGGGTGCTGCGCTCAAGCTGGACTTTTATTCGGGCTTTTTCCTGACGGAATTCCTGCTGGTTGGAATCGGCTCGACCATACTCTTCAGCAGGAAAAACCGCCGTTCGCCCCGCTGGCTGTTCGTCAGCGCTGCAATGATCGTTCTCGGCGGAGCCCTTTACCGTTTCAACGTTTATCTGATCGGTTTCAATCCCGGCAAGGGATGGAGATACTTCCCTTCTTTCGCCGAGATCATGATCACCGTCGGCATCGTCGCGCTGGAGATTCTCGGTTACAAGGTGTTCGTAAAGATCTTCCCGGTACTACCCAATGCTGCCAAGCATGGCGGCCCAAATCGGCACGATGGGAAGACGGCTCCGATCGCTGCGGGCAGCATGGAATTTGGAAAATAA
- the hypF gene encoding carbamoyltransferase HypF — MRIGERIRVEIEGIVQGVGFRPFVFRLARRHSLTGWVSNTSRGVLLEAEGGADDLAAFYLGLQNETPPLAVISGIRRSSVPLLGSGVFSILASRGGEGGVQISPDCDVCPDCLTELFNPRDRRYRYPFINCTNCGPRYSIITATPYDRESTTMASFAMCDDCRTEYEDPADRRFHAQPNACPVCGPKLELLDSRGGAVDCDPLDEAVHLLKEGRILAVKGIGGYHLAVDACNETAVAELRRRKKRDEKPFALMVAGPEQVEVLAHADQTEMRLLTGPERPIVLLGKRDGNPIARRVAPANGYFGVMLPSTPLHHLLLTDNFAALVMTSGNASDEPIVYRDADALEQLADIADYFLVHDRKIHSRSDDSVIRVFRGNPLFLRRSRGYVPRSVMLQAPQRQVLAVGAELKGAICLTRGERAFMSQHLGDLKNVATLSALEETVSHLERVLAIAPEVVAHDLHPDYLSTSYAVGRSSLPQVAVQHHHAHMASCMAENGLDGKVIGVIFDGTGYGLDGTIWGGEFLLGDYRGFQRRGHLTSVPMPGGDAAVREPWRMALSHCYAALGAEALILPLPFLSVLSEQDKRLLLRMLERGINSPQTSSCGRLFDAVAALIGVRGRVSFEGQAAIELEALAEKGVSMWNYPYAVISRDNKQVVDFRLLFAAMVQDLLAGAAPSDMARRFHDTLTVAVADVCAKIRKDSGVDRVVLSGGVFQNKLLAEGVHSLLTERGFQVFSHRLVPPNDGGLALGQAAIAGRSQ; from the coding sequence TTGAGGATTGGGGAGCGCATCCGTGTTGAAATAGAAGGTATTGTCCAGGGGGTCGGTTTTCGGCCTTTCGTCTTCCGGCTTGCCCGGCGGCACAGTTTGACGGGGTGGGTGAGCAATACATCCCGCGGGGTGTTGCTGGAGGCGGAGGGGGGGGCGGATGACCTGGCCGCCTTTTATCTTGGCCTGCAAAACGAGACTCCTCCCCTAGCGGTGATCTCCGGCATCCGGCGAAGCAGCGTTCCGCTCCTCGGCAGCGGTGTTTTTTCGATTCTTGCCAGCAGAGGCGGTGAAGGGGGCGTGCAGATCTCCCCCGATTGCGACGTTTGCCCCGATTGCCTGACGGAACTGTTTAACCCGCGTGACCGCCGCTATCGCTATCCTTTCATAAACTGCACCAATTGCGGCCCCCGTTATTCCATTATCACGGCCACCCCCTACGACCGGGAATCGACCACCATGGCCTCATTTGCCATGTGCGACGACTGCCGCACCGAGTACGAAGATCCCGCCGATCGCCGCTTTCATGCCCAGCCCAATGCCTGTCCCGTCTGCGGGCCAAAGCTTGAGCTCCTCGACTCACGAGGCGGCGCGGTCGACTGTGACCCGCTCGATGAGGCCGTTCACTTGCTGAAGGAGGGACGGATCCTGGCAGTGAAGGGGATCGGCGGTTACCACCTGGCGGTTGACGCCTGTAATGAAACAGCGGTAGCGGAATTGAGGCGGCGCAAGAAGCGGGATGAAAAACCCTTTGCCCTGATGGTGGCAGGTCCGGAGCAAGTCGAAGTTTTGGCCCATGCCGATCAGACCGAAATGCGCCTCCTGACGGGGCCGGAACGCCCCATTGTCCTGCTCGGCAAGCGTGACGGCAACCCCATTGCCAGGCGGGTCGCCCCAGCCAACGGCTATTTCGGCGTAATGCTCCCTTCGACGCCTCTTCACCATCTGCTGCTCACCGATAACTTTGCCGCCCTGGTGATGACCAGCGGCAATGCTTCGGATGAGCCGATCGTTTATCGCGATGCGGACGCATTGGAGCAACTGGCCGACATCGCCGACTATTTTCTGGTCCATGATCGGAAAATCCATAGCCGCAGCGACGATTCGGTGATCCGCGTCTTTCGTGGAAATCCCCTCTTTCTGCGCCGTTCCCGCGGTTATGTTCCGCGGAGTGTCATGCTCCAGGCCCCCCAAAGGCAGGTGCTTGCAGTCGGAGCCGAACTGAAGGGCGCTATCTGTCTGACACGGGGAGAGCGGGCATTCATGAGCCAACATCTCGGCGATCTGAAGAATGTCGCAACCCTCAGTGCCCTCGAAGAGACCGTCTCCCATCTGGAGCGGGTATTGGCCATAGCGCCTGAAGTGGTGGCCCACGACCTCCACCCCGACTACCTGTCCACGTCGTATGCCGTCGGCAGGAGCAGTCTGCCGCAGGTGGCGGTGCAGCATCACCATGCCCATATGGCTTCCTGCATGGCGGAAAACGGCCTGGATGGGAAGGTTATCGGCGTGATCTTCGACGGCACCGGCTACGGCCTCGACGGCACCATCTGGGGGGGGGAATTCCTGCTCGGCGATTATCGAGGTTTTCAGCGGCGCGGGCATCTGACCTCCGTGCCTATGCCGGGTGGCGATGCAGCGGTCAGGGAGCCATGGCGCATGGCGCTTTCCCATTGTTATGCGGCCTTGGGCGCAGAGGCCTTGATACTTCCGCTGCCCTTCCTTTCGGTGCTTTCCGAACAGGACAAACGGCTGCTGCTGCGGATGCTGGAGCGGGGCATCAACTCGCCGCAGACATCAAGCTGCGGCAGGCTGTTCGATGCCGTTGCGGCGCTGATCGGCGTGCGTGGCAGGGTGTCCTTTGAGGGACAGGCGGCAATCGAGCTGGAGGCTCTGGCAGAAAAAGGGGTGTCCATGTGGAACTATCCCTATGCAGTTATTTCCCGTGACAACAAGCAGGTTGTCGATTTCAGGCTCTTGTTCGCAGCGATGGTGCAGGACCTGCTTGCGGGTGCAGCGCCTTCCGACATGGCGCGCCGCTTTCACGACACCCTGACCGTTGCCGTTGCCGATGTCTGCGCAAAGATACGTAAAGATAGCGGCGTTGACCGGGTGGTGCTGTCCGGCGGTGTTTTTCAGAATAAACTCCTGGCGGAGGGGGTCCACTCCCTCCTCACGGAGAGGGGGTTCCAGGTTTTCAGCCACCGACTCGTTCCCCCCAACGACGGTGGGCTTGCTCTTGGGCAGGCAGCTATAGCGGGAAGGAGTCAATAA
- a CDS encoding HyaD/HybD family hydrogenase maturation endopeptidase: MNILIFGAGNLILSDEGFGVHFVNYMAEHYFLPENVELYDGGTLGIMVTHKFEEADKVFLVDIVDAPGKPGEIHRYKKEDIMLNKIPVKMSPHQIGIQEMLLISEMRGACPDDLTFFGIIPESLEPGNELSPALQAGLAQIARLVAAELGEAGIEITAKEQPIVKR; this comes from the coding sequence ATGAATATTCTGATTTTCGGCGCCGGCAATCTGATCCTCTCCGATGAAGGTTTCGGCGTCCATTTTGTCAACTACATGGCAGAGCATTATTTTCTGCCGGAAAATGTCGAGCTTTATGACGGCGGCACCCTCGGGATCATGGTAACCCATAAGTTTGAAGAGGCCGACAAGGTCTTTCTCGTCGATATTGTCGATGCCCCAGGGAAGCCTGGCGAGATCCACAGGTATAAAAAAGAAGACATCATGCTGAATAAAATTCCGGTCAAGATGTCGCCCCATCAGATAGGCATCCAGGAGATGCTGCTGATCAGCGAGATGCGGGGCGCGTGTCCCGACGACCTGACCTTCTTCGGCATAATCCCTGAGTCGCTGGAGCCGGGAAACGAACTGTCGCCGGCTCTGCAAGCCGGGCTGGCCCAAATTGCCCGCCTGGTTGCGGCGGAGTTGGGCGAAGCAGGCATCGAGATAACCGCTAAGGAACAACCAATCGTAAAACGATAA
- a CDS encoding nickel-dependent hydrogenase large subunit → MSTRITLDPITRIEGHLRIDVEVNGGKVSNAWSSAQMWRGIEVILKGRPPEDAWSFAQRFCGVCTTVHAISSIRSVEHALKVEVPLNAQYIRNIMIAQHSVQDHIVHFYHLSALDWVDIVSALKADPKKTAQVAQSISDWPGNSEKEFKAVQDKLKSFVAGGKLGIFASGYWGHPAMKLPPEVNLLAVAHYLKALDYQRKAAQAVAILGGKNPHVQNLVVGGVATAINMENLATLNMERLVYLKTLMEETRDFVQKVYYPDMLAIASAYKDWFKYGAGVTNYLAVPEFPEDTRNTKFALNGGIITAGNLAAMRPVKDHHDEYLINNVKESVAHAWYEGTSSLHPWEGETKPNYTDFKENEKYSWCKAPRLDGKPVQVGPPAQIFAAYAAGNPKVKKLVDSANSTIGIGMKDYHSTMGRLLARAQRAHLMADISLDNLDKLIANIASGDKVYANHTEIPKGEYRGVGFHEAPRGTLSHWIVIKNRKIENYQAVVPSTWNASPRDEKGALGPYEASLVGNPVAQADKPLEVLRTVHSFDPCIACAVHAIDPEGKEITKVKVL, encoded by the coding sequence ATGTCTACAAGAATTACCCTGGATCCCATAACCCGTATCGAAGGGCACCTGCGGATCGATGTTGAAGTTAACGGCGGTAAAGTTTCCAATGCCTGGTCTTCTGCCCAGATGTGGCGGGGGATCGAAGTGATACTGAAGGGGCGTCCACCGGAAGACGCCTGGTCATTCGCCCAGCGCTTCTGCGGCGTCTGTACCACGGTCCATGCCATCTCTTCCATCCGTTCCGTGGAACACGCGCTGAAAGTGGAAGTGCCGCTCAACGCACAGTACATCCGCAATATCATGATCGCCCAGCACTCGGTGCAGGATCACATCGTTCATTTCTACCACCTGTCGGCCCTTGACTGGGTGGATATCGTCTCCGCGCTGAAGGCCGATCCGAAAAAGACCGCCCAGGTCGCCCAGAGTATCTCCGATTGGCCCGGCAACAGCGAGAAGGAATTCAAGGCAGTGCAGGACAAGCTGAAAAGCTTCGTCGCCGGCGGCAAACTCGGCATCTTCGCTTCCGGCTACTGGGGGCATCCGGCCATGAAACTCCCCCCCGAGGTCAATCTGCTGGCCGTTGCCCATTACCTGAAGGCACTCGATTATCAGCGCAAGGCAGCACAGGCTGTGGCGATCCTCGGCGGGAAAAACCCCCATGTCCAGAACCTGGTGGTCGGCGGCGTTGCCACGGCAATCAACATGGAAAACCTCGCCACCCTCAACATGGAAAGGCTCGTCTATCTCAAAACCCTGATGGAGGAAACCAGGGATTTCGTGCAGAAGGTCTATTACCCCGACATGCTGGCCATAGCCTCTGCTTACAAGGATTGGTTCAAGTACGGGGCAGGGGTTACCAACTACCTGGCCGTGCCCGAGTTCCCGGAAGACACCCGAAACACCAAGTTCGCACTTAACGGCGGCATCATCACCGCCGGCAACCTGGCCGCCATGCGACCGGTCAAGGACCATCACGACGAGTACCTGATCAACAACGTCAAGGAATCGGTCGCCCATGCCTGGTACGAAGGCACCTCCAGCCTCCATCCATGGGAAGGGGAGACCAAGCCGAATTACACCGACTTCAAGGAAAACGAAAAATACTCCTGGTGCAAGGCTCCCCGTCTTGACGGTAAACCGGTACAGGTAGGTCCTCCGGCACAGATCTTCGCTGCCTATGCTGCCGGTAATCCCAAGGTGAAGAAACTGGTGGACAGCGCCAATTCAACCATCGGTATCGGCATGAAAGACTACCATTCCACCATGGGCAGGCTTTTGGCCCGCGCCCAGAGGGCTCACCTCATGGCGGACATTTCCCTGGACAACCTGGACAAGCTGATCGCCAACATCGCTTCCGGCGACAAGGTCTATGCAAACCATACCGAAATACCCAAGGGAGAATACCGTGGGGTCGGTTTCCACGAGGCGCCGCGCGGCACCCTGTCCCATTGGATCGTTATCAAGAACCGGAAAATAGAGAATTATCAGGCGGTAGTGCCTTCCACCTGGAACGCATCCCCGCGCGACGAAAAGGGCGCCTTGGGCCCTTATGAGGCGTCGCTGGTTGGGAACCCGGTTGCCCAGGCAGACAAACCGCTCGAAGTGCTGCGGACCGTTCATTCCTTCGATCCCTGTATTGCCTGCGCCGTGCATGCAATCGACCCGGAAGGGAAGGAAATCACCAAGGTGAAGGTGCTTTAG
- the hypA gene encoding hydrogenase maturation nickel metallochaperone HypA — MHEMSITQSVVEICTQNAGGRRVTAVILEIGDLSGVVPDAIEFCFEACTRDTQLDGARLLIERVQALGRCRDCKAEFALSAYYDPCPACGGFGVDVLSGEELRVKELEVE; from the coding sequence ATGCATGAAATGTCCATAACCCAAAGCGTGGTGGAGATCTGTACGCAAAATGCCGGCGGTCGACGGGTGACGGCGGTGATTCTTGAAATCGGCGATCTGTCCGGCGTAGTTCCTGATGCGATAGAGTTCTGTTTCGAGGCCTGTACCAGGGATACCCAGTTGGATGGTGCACGACTGCTGATTGAGCGTGTTCAGGCTTTGGGCCGCTGTCGTGACTGCAAGGCTGAATTTGCGCTTTCTGCCTATTATGACCCTTGTCCGGCCTGCGGCGGCTTCGGGGTCGATGTCCTGTCCGGCGAAGAGCTCCGGGTAAAGGAGCTGGAGGTTGAGTAA
- a CDS encoding HypC/HybG/HupF family hydrogenase formation chaperone: MCVGVPMQVVSIDNDNAVTEIDGVRREASLMLLADEVNVGDFVIVHAGFAISRLDEEDARETLAMMREVFSVEDMA; encoded by the coding sequence ATGTGTGTAGGTGTTCCAATGCAGGTGGTAAGTATCGACAACGACAATGCCGTCACGGAGATCGACGGGGTAAGGCGCGAGGCAAGCCTCATGCTCCTGGCCGATGAGGTCAATGTCGGCGACTTTGTCATTGTCCATGCCGGTTTCGCAATTTCCAGGCTGGACGAGGAAGACGCCAGGGAGACCCTGGCGATGATGCGGGAGGTGTTCAGCGTCGAGGACATGGCATGA
- the hybA gene encoding hydrogenase 2 operon protein HybA: MKNKSRREFLKLVGVTGAGLLTGAATASGSEGLHVNNEEIGMLYDATKCVGCKACMAACKRVNGDYGSLSYEKAKFDPDGLWDAPTDLSGSTRTLIKLFKESESRWSYVKYSCMHCQKPSCVSVCPVSAMTKDKVSGVVDYNKNTCIGCRYCQVACAFNIPKFQWEKSIPQIVKCDLCKNTNLREKGISACAEVCPVGAIKFGKRKDLLQEAKTRLRENPDKYIAHVYGEHEAGGTNHLYLASMPFNKLGLPDIKPQAPAEFSEKIQHTIYKGFIAPVALYSTLCFIAVKNMKKHDKTDDHDKRKHDGEER, encoded by the coding sequence ATGAAGAACAAGAGTAGGAGAGAGTTCCTCAAGTTGGTCGGTGTGACCGGAGCAGGCCTTCTGACCGGTGCAGCTACTGCCAGCGGATCGGAAGGGCTGCATGTGAATAACGAGGAGATCGGCATGCTCTATGACGCCACCAAGTGCGTCGGCTGCAAGGCTTGCATGGCAGCCTGCAAGCGGGTCAACGGCGACTACGGCAGTCTTTCTTATGAAAAAGCCAAGTTCGATCCCGATGGGCTGTGGGATGCGCCGACCGACCTTTCCGGCAGCACCCGGACCCTGATCAAGCTGTTCAAGGAGTCCGAAAGCCGCTGGTCGTACGTGAAATATTCCTGCATGCATTGCCAGAAGCCGTCCTGTGTCTCGGTCTGCCCGGTCAGCGCCATGACCAAGGACAAGGTGAGCGGCGTCGTCGATTACAACAAAAACACCTGCATCGGTTGTCGCTACTGCCAGGTGGCATGTGCCTTCAATATCCCCAAATTCCAGTGGGAAAAGTCGATCCCGCAGATCGTCAAATGTGATCTCTGCAAGAATACCAATCTGCGCGAGAAGGGGATTTCCGCCTGCGCCGAGGTCTGTCCGGTAGGGGCGATCAAGTTCGGCAAGCGCAAGGATCTCTTGCAGGAGGCGAAAACCAGGCTGCGGGAAAACCCCGACAAATACATCGCCCATGTCTATGGCGAGCACGAAGCAGGCGGCACCAATCACCTTTACCTGGCCTCCATGCCGTTCAACAAGCTGGGCTTGCCGGATATAAAGCCGCAGGCTCCGGCTGAATTTTCCGAGAAGATCCAGCACACCATCTACAAAGGGTTCATTGCCCCGGTCGCCCTCTACAGCACCCTCTGTTTCATAGCCGTCAAGAACATGAAAAAGCACGACAAAACCGATGACCATGACAAGCGGAAGCATGACGGGGAGGAGCGATAA
- a CDS encoding GAF and HD-GYP domain-containing protein, translating into MNTLMELATLINTSLDPKEIRTRAIEAGITLMDAEAGSLLLIDRVTNELYFEVALGEKGELLKEVRMTLGEGFAGWVARTGEPLIVDDVQNDPRFYRKADEKSRFVTRNLIAAPLRVKGKTLGVLEVMNKHNGAFTAEDMELFVSLANQVAPAVENAYLYEDLRETFFGTALALTEALEKRDSYTGGHTRRVRDYCMTIGVGMGLTKDEMDNLLLSAILHDIGKIGVRDSILGKEAPLSRDEAAVMGSHARIGADILRHVRTLKNVVPAVLSHHEKFDGSGYPARLRGDDIPLNARIISVADTFDAMTTDRPYRKALSKESAMAELRRCSGTQFDPTVVEAFVAASAAE; encoded by the coding sequence ATGAATACTCTGATGGAACTAGCCACGTTGATCAATACGTCGCTTGATCCAAAAGAGATCAGGACCAGGGCAATCGAGGCGGGCATCACCCTGATGGATGCGGAGGCGGGAAGTCTGCTCCTCATCGACAGGGTGACCAATGAGCTGTATTTCGAGGTCGCCCTGGGAGAGAAGGGGGAACTGTTGAAAGAGGTACGGATGACGCTCGGCGAGGGGTTCGCCGGTTGGGTTGCCCGTACGGGTGAACCGTTGATCGTTGACGATGTGCAGAACGATCCACGCTTTTACCGTAAGGCGGATGAGAAGAGCCGCTTCGTTACGCGCAACCTTATCGCAGCGCCACTGCGGGTGAAGGGAAAAACTCTTGGGGTGTTGGAGGTGATGAACAAGCATAACGGCGCATTCACGGCAGAGGACATGGAGCTGTTCGTTTCTTTGGCCAACCAGGTGGCGCCTGCGGTTGAGAACGCCTATCTGTACGAAGACCTGCGGGAGACCTTCTTCGGCACTGCCCTGGCCTTGACCGAAGCCCTGGAGAAGCGCGATTCATATACGGGCGGGCATACCCGGCGGGTGCGGGACTACTGCATGACCATTGGTGTCGGTATGGGGCTCACTAAGGACGAAATGGACAACCTGTTGCTCTCCGCCATCCTGCATGACATTGGTAAAATCGGTGTGCGGGACAGTATCCTCGGCAAGGAGGCCCCCCTTTCCCGGGATGAGGCGGCGGTCATGGGCAGCCATGCCCGCATCGGCGCCGATATCCTCCGGCATGTGCGTACCTTGAAAAATGTCGTGCCGGCAGTGCTTTCCCATCACGAGAAGTTTGACGGTTCCGGTTATCCCGCCCGGTTGAGGGGGGATGATATTCCGCTTAATGCCCGTATCATCTCTGTGGCCGACACCTTCGACGCCATGACGACGGACCGCCCCTACCGCAAGGCCTTGAGTAAAGAGTCAGCCATGGCCGAACTGAGGCGTTGCAGCGGTACCCAGTTCGACCCGACTGTGGTCGAAGCGTTTGTTGCCGCATCGGCTGCCGAATGA
- the hypB gene encoding hydrogenase nickel incorporation protein HypB: MCTTCGCGPDDHQHNHEHGHHHHGHHEADPHHHVTDPAAKKISIETDILAKNNRLAQGNRALFGSKNIFALNLVSSPGSGKTTILERTLKDLGEKFHCAVIEGDQQTDNDAVRIAATGVPVKQVNTGAGCHLDAHMVCHAVDGFDLDNLELLFIENVGNLVCPASFDLGENHKVVVLSVTEGEDKPLKYPQMFHAADVMLLNKTDLLPHLDFDVEKCKEMARRVSPGILIFEVSSKTGAGMSVWYDWLISAMR; the protein is encoded by the coding sequence ATGTGTACCACCTGTGGCTGCGGCCCGGATGATCACCAGCATAACCACGAACATGGCCATCACCATCATGGTCACCACGAAGCCGACCCGCACCATCATGTAACCGATCCCGCGGCCAAGAAAATATCCATAGAAACGGACATCCTGGCAAAAAACAACCGCCTGGCCCAAGGGAACCGGGCGCTTTTCGGGTCGAAGAATATTTTTGCCTTGAATCTGGTCAGTTCTCCCGGTTCTGGAAAGACCACCATTCTCGAACGGACGCTCAAGGATTTGGGTGAGAAATTCCATTGCGCCGTTATCGAGGGTGACCAGCAGACCGATAACGATGCCGTGCGCATAGCGGCAACAGGCGTGCCGGTAAAGCAGGTCAACACGGGCGCCGGCTGCCATCTGGACGCCCACATGGTCTGTCACGCGGTCGATGGTTTCGATCTTGACAACCTGGAGCTGCTCTTTATCGAGAATGTAGGCAACCTGGTCTGCCCAGCCTCCTTCGACCTGGGTGAAAATCACAAGGTGGTGGTGCTGAGCGTCACCGAAGGGGAGGACAAACCGCTCAAATATCCGCAGATGTTCCATGCCGCTGACGTAATGCTCCTCAACAAGACGGATCTCCTCCCCCATCTGGATTTCGATGTGGAGAAATGCAAGGAAATGGCCCGACGGGTCAGTCCGGGTATTTTGATCTTCGAGGTTTCCAGCAAAACCGGGGCAGGGATGAGTGTCTGGTACGATTGGCTGATATCGGCAATGAGGTGA
- a CDS encoding twin-arginine translocase TatA/TatE family subunit, protein MFGIGMPELFIILAIALVVTGPSKLPQIGQALGSSIRGFKKAVNGDDVVKIDDSK, encoded by the coding sequence ATGTTTGGAATCGGAATGCCGGAATTATTTATCATCCTTGCCATCGCCCTCGTCGTCACCGGACCCAGCAAGCTGCCGCAGATCGGTCAGGCCCTGGGGAGCAGTATCAGGGGCTTCAAAAAAGCGGTGAACGGCGATGACGTGGTCAAGATAGACGACAGCAAATAG
- a CDS encoding hydrogenase small subunit, with amino-acid sequence MKKEEDFLCAGVSRRSFMKTCITATAMMGLPFSMHTKVAEAMEKNGNPSVIWLHFQECTGCSESLLRSTHPTISTLILDMISLDYHETLMAGSGAQAEKSLHDSMLANKGKYLLVVEGAIPTKESGIYCKVGGKTALESLQHAASNAAAIISIGTCASYGGIQSVGPNPTGAVGVRDIVKDKPIINIPGCPPSPYNLLSTVMYYLTFKKIPELDALGRPKFAYGRKIHEHCERRPHFDAGRFAKAYGDDTHAQGYCLFKLGCKGPATYANCSVQRFNEVGVWPVSVGHPCIGCTEPDVLFKMAIADKVQIHEPTPFDSYAPVDLKEKGKGPEPLTTGFVGLAAGAALGAGAMLAKKLPKDDGHKEDDHHEEQE; translated from the coding sequence ATGAAGAAAGAAGAAGATTTTTTGTGTGCAGGGGTATCCCGAAGAAGTTTTATGAAAACCTGCATAACTGCCACGGCCATGATGGGGCTGCCGTTCAGCATGCATACCAAGGTTGCCGAAGCGATGGAGAAAAACGGCAACCCTTCGGTAATCTGGCTGCATTTCCAGGAATGTACCGGTTGTTCAGAGTCGCTCCTCAGGTCTACCCATCCGACAATTTCGACTCTGATCCTGGATATGATATCCCTCGACTATCACGAGACGTTGATGGCCGGATCAGGCGCCCAGGCTGAAAAGTCGCTGCACGATTCGATGCTCGCCAACAAAGGCAAGTACTTGCTGGTTGTCGAAGGAGCGATTCCGACCAAGGAGAGCGGCATTTATTGCAAGGTCGGCGGCAAGACTGCTCTCGAATCCTTGCAGCATGCGGCTTCAAATGCGGCTGCCATCATCTCCATCGGCACCTGCGCATCTTACGGCGGAATCCAGTCTGTCGGCCCGAATCCCACCGGCGCCGTAGGGGTGCGGGATATCGTCAAGGACAAGCCGATCATCAACATTCCCGGCTGCCCTCCCAGTCCCTATAATCTGCTTTCCACCGTGATGTATTACCTGACGTTCAAAAAAATACCCGAGCTGGATGCACTCGGACGGCCGAAATTCGCTTACGGCAGAAAGATCCACGAGCATTGCGAGCGGCGGCCCCATTTCGATGCCGGCCGGTTTGCCAAGGCGTACGGTGATGATACCCATGCCCAGGGATACTGCTTGTTCAAGCTCGGCTGCAAGGGACCTGCAACCTATGCCAACTGTTCCGTACAGCGCTTTAATGAAGTTGGCGTCTGGCCGGTATCTGTCGGCCATCCCTGTATCGGCTGTACCGAGCCGGATGTGCTCTTTAAAATGGCGATTGCCGACAAGGTGCAGATACACGAACCTACTCCGTTTGACAGTTATGCACCGGTAGATTTGAAGGAAAAAGGTAAGGGTCCGGAACCGTTGACCACGGGCTTTGTCGGACTTGCTGCGGGCGCTGCCCTTGGGGCCGGAGCAATGCTGGCCAAAAAGCTGCCGAAAGATGATGGCCACAAGGAGGACGACCACCATGAAGAACAAGAGTAG